One genomic segment of Arachis duranensis cultivar V14167 chromosome 4, aradu.V14167.gnm2.J7QH, whole genome shotgun sequence includes these proteins:
- the LOC107484066 gene encoding LOW QUALITY PROTEIN: adenylylsulfatase HINT3 (The sequence of the model RefSeq protein was modified relative to this genomic sequence to represent the inferred CDS: deleted 1 base in 1 codon) — protein MDDSARKRLAILCSHLSPSPFSPDPTLTAVSGLVCAFSSSDAETQVAHTEKKNLQNDCIFCKIVHGKSPAWKLYEDDMCLCILDIYPLSHGHSLIIPKSHFPSLDATPPSVIAAMCSKVPFISNAIMKATGSDSFNLLINNGEAAGQVIFHTHIHIIPRKAYDCLWASESLRRRPLKLDDKVSQLAARIQEQLPSEVCQDSKNEDFRSSKS, from the exons ATGGACGACTCAGCTAGAAAGAGGCTCGCAATCTTGTGCTCCCATCTTAGCCCCTCCCCCTTTTCTCCCGATCCCACTCTGACCGCCGTTTCGGGCTTGGtctgtgctttttcttcttctgatgcCGAGACGCAAGTGGCTCATACCGAGAAGAAGAATTTGCAAAATGATTGTATTTTCTGCAAGATTGTCCATGGGAAATCACCTGCTTGGAAG CTATATGAAGATGACATGTGCCTTTGCATATTGGATATATATCCACTGAGTCATGG GCACTCTCTTATTATCCCAAAATCTCATTTTCCTTCACTGGATGCTACTCCTCCATCA GTGATAGCTGCAATGTGTTCGAAAGTACCGTTTATTAGCAATGCAATCATGAAGGCTACTGGCAGTG ATTCATTCAATCTGTTGATTAACAATGGAGAAGCTGCTGGGCAAGTAATATTTCAT ACACATATCCACATAATTCCTCGGAAAGCATATGATTGTTTATGGGCTTCTGAG AGTTTGCGAAGGCGTCCCCTTAAACTAGATGACAAAGTATCGCAGCTTGCAGCTCGTATTCAGGAACAGTTGCCATCAGAAGTT TGCCAAGACAGCAAGAATGAAGATTTTCGTTCAAGTAAAAGTTAG
- the LOC107484067 gene encoding LOW QUALITY PROTEIN: peptidyl-prolyl cis-trans isomerase FKBP62 (The sequence of the model RefSeq protein was modified relative to this genomic sequence to represent the inferred CDS: inserted 2 bases in 1 codon) has protein sequence MEEDFDMPQAEEMNEDFDLPDEDPILKVGEEKEIGNQGLKKKLLKEGQGWDTPEVGDEVEVHYTGTLLDGTKFDSSRDRDSTFKFTLGQGQVIKGWDEGIKTMKKAENALFTIPPALAYGASGSPPTIPPNATLQFDVELLSWTSVKDICKDGGIFKKILKEGEGWENPKDPDEVLVKYEVLLEDGKAVAKSDGVEFSVREGHYCPALSKAIKTMKKGEKVILTVKPQYGFGEKGKPADGDEGAVPPNATLQITLELVSWKTVSEVTDDKKVVKKILSEGQGYERPNEGAVVKVKLTGKLKDGTVFVTKGHEEELFQFRTDEEQVIDGLDRGVMSMKKGEVALLTIAPEYXXXELAVVPSNSTVYYEVELVSFEKEKESWDLNTQEKIEAAGKKKEEGNVLFKAAKYVRASKRYDKAVKFIEYDSSFSTDEKKQAKTLKVACNLNNAACKLKLKEYKEAEKLCTKVLELESTNVKALYRRAQAYMQLADLDLAEFDIKKALDIDPDNREVKLEYRTLKDKVKEYNKKEQKFYGNIFSKLTKAGS, from the exons ATGGAAGAAGACTTCGACATGCCCCAAGCTGAGGAGATGAACGAAGACTTTGATCTCCCCGACGAGGACCCAATCCTGAAGGTTGGCGAGGAGAAGGAGATCGGAAACCAAGGCCTCAAGAAGAAGCTCCTCAAGGAAGGTCAAGGCTGGGATACCCCCGAAGTTGGTGATGAAGTCGAAG TTCACTACACGGGGACTCTGCTTGATGGAACGAAGTTCGATTCGAGCCGCGATAGGGATAGCACTTTCAAGTTCACTCTCGGACAAG GGCAAGTAATTAAAGGATGGGATGAAGGCATTAAAACCATGAAAAAGGCGGAAAATGCTCTTTTCACCATCCCTCCTGCGCTAGCCTATGGTGCATCTGGCTCACCTCCAACTATTCCTCCGAATGCAACACTCCAGTTTGATGTCGAGCTTTTGTCTTGGACTAGTGTAAAGGACATATGTAAGGATGGTGGTATATTTAAGAAAATACTTAAGGAGGGGGAAGGATGGGAAAACCCCAAGGATCCTGATGAAGTATTAG TTAAGTATGAGGTTCTTCTGGAAGATGGAAAGGCTGTGGCTAAGTCTGATGGAGTGGAGTTCAGTGTCAGAGAGG GTCACTATTGTCCTGCATTGTCAAAGGCTATTAAAACCATGAAGAAGGGAGAGAAAGTTATTTTGACAGTGAAGCCACAAT ATGGATTTGGTGAGAAAGGGAAGCCAGCAGATGGTGATGAAGGAGCAGTTCCACCAAACGCAACATTGCAGATTACTCTCGAGTTAGTCTCCTGGAAGACTGTGTCTGAGGTAACTGATGACAAGAAAGTGGTGAAGAAGATACTCAGTGAAGGGCAAGGATATGAGCGGCCAAATGAGGGGGCTGTTGTGAAAG TGAAACTGACTGGTAAGCTGAAAGATGGCACTGTCTTTGTGACAAAGGGCCATGAAGAGGAGCTGTTTCAATTTAGAACAGACGAAG AGCAAGTCATTGATGGGCTTGATAGAGGTGTAATGTCCATGAAGAAAGGTGAAGTGGCATTACTGACTATTGCACCTGAGTA GNNNNNNGAGTTGGCTGTTGTTCCTTCTAACTCAACTGTGTATTATGAGGTGGAGCTAGTTTCGTTCGAGAAG GAGAAGGAGTCCTGGGATCTGAACACTCAAGAGAAAATTGAAGCTGCTGgtaagaagaaagaagaaggaaatgtATTATTTAAAGCTGCTAAATATGTAAGAGCTtccaaaagatatgataag GCAGTAAAGTTTATAGAATATGATTCCTCCTTCAGCACTGATGAGAAAAAACAGGCCAAGACCTTGAAGGTTGCCTGCAATCTGAACAATGCTGCTTGCAAGTTGAAGTTAAAAGAATACAAAGAAGCAGAGAAATTGTGTACAAAG GTCCTGGAGCTTGAGAGTACCAATGTGAAAGCTCTTTACAGAAGGGCCCAGGCATATATGCAGTTGGCTGATTTGGATTTGGCTGAATTTGACATTAAGAAAGCTCTTGATATTGATCCTGACAATAG GGAGGTAAAGCTGGAGTACAGGACTTTGAAGGATAAGGTTAAGGAGTATAACAAAAAGGAGCAGAAGTTTTATGGAAACATATTCAGCAAGTTGACAAAGGCTGGTTCTTGA